The proteins below come from a single Ahaetulla prasina isolate Xishuangbanna chromosome 16, ASM2864084v1, whole genome shotgun sequence genomic window:
- the LOC131186015 gene encoding uncharacterized protein LOC131186015, whose translation MNLAVETDHMPNINQTGDASAGKANPLTGLVRRKCQACANLRPELLLRVNISRAAVGVPGLASFGTGENGKEGMRHQPFFPSPGHEHQQLHLRPAQQATRLGTERSSFGSSEDHCNRPQQYPGFKKMKKEKYFCQSVSTLGNLRLDTNCVSRQSLSLPPPHSTLPSFCIAHIPSKPPRHQSKASQRFARLTLSKLQLRESARALGPQKPDLLELRGEEKYGREKVLARLLVFPVLFLSPPTSEPREGFF comes from the exons ATGAATCTGGCCGTTGAAACTGATCACATGCCAAACATAAATCAGACGGGTGATGCCTCTGCTGGAAAAGCCAATCCCTTGACAGGGCTGGTGAGAAGGAAATGCCAGGCGTGTGCAAATCTTCGCCCTGAACTTTTGCTTCGGGTGAACATTTCAAGGGCTGCCGTCGGGGTGCCTGGACTTGCATCGTTTGGGACGGGTGAGAACGGCAAGGAAGGAATGCGTCACCAACCCTTCTTCCCTTCGCCCGGACATGAGCATCAGCAGCTTCACCTCCGTCCTGCCCAACAGGCCACACGGTTGGGCACCGAACGGAGCTCGTTCGGCAGCTCTG AAGACCACTGCAACCGGCCCCAACAGTatcctggttttaaaaaaatgaagaaggagaaaTACTTTTGCCAGTCAGTCTCAACGTTAGGCAATCTAAGACTGGATACGAACTGTGTGAGCCgccagtctctttctctccccccccctcactccacccttccttccttctgcattGCACACATTCCTAGCAAACCTCCGAGGCACCAAAGCAAGGCCAGCCAACGTTTTGCACGGTTAACCCTTTCAAAACTCCAGCTGAGAGAGTCCGCCAGGGCTTTGGGGCCCCAAAAACCAGACTTGCTTGAGCTTAGAGGGGAAGAGAAATATGGCAGGGAGAAGGTTCTTGCCCGCTTGCTGGTTTTCCctgttctcttcctctcccccccaacCTCTGAGCCCAGGGAGGGGTTTTTTTGA